In Danaus plexippus chromosome 28, MEX_DaPlex, whole genome shotgun sequence, a genomic segment contains:
- the LOC116776311 gene encoding probable inactive tRNA-specific adenosine deaminase-like protein 3, with amino-acid sequence MDLELEPPLKKQRTVNTYLPDDTIDIWIDKIKSSDQNLSPVVSDEFNEPIKLGKVYVGYIRNVQDISKAVMTLNEKIPLKDLQHLKRVKRQNIILCPISSLNSETIQEYIEKNVGELKDIFDYFQVLEVPFIAPRVTRQYQETKKYWPCNFHPNHYWEKLVRDSFFSDHELLIHKKYMEVVFEIVKWQATCLQIKLCDAGLQDVNASVVVDPDINAVVTIAFDHRQTHPLQHTAMIAIDNVARTQNGGVWDSNISDDLMINLKEKFGINFGVRDSNKNSKEGPYLCTGYNMYILREPCHMCSMALVHARTKRIFFCIDNEEKGALKSTVKLQTISSLNHHFEVFTGFL; translated from the coding sequence ATGGATTTAGAATTAGAGCCTCCGTTGAAAAAACAAAGAACTGTCAATACTTACTTACCAGATGACACTATAGATATATGGATTGACAAGATTAAATCATCAGATCAGAACCTATCACCTGTCGTTAGTGATGAATTCAATGAGCCGATAAAATTAGGCAAAGTTTACGTTGGATATATAAGGAATGTTCAAGACATATCGAAAGCTGTTAtgacattaaatgaaaaaatacctCTCAAAGATCTCCAACATTTGAAAAGAGTGAAACGGCAGAATATAATTCTATGTCCGATCAGTTCTCTCAACAGTGAGACAATACAAGAGtacatagaaaaaaatgttggcgaacttaaagatatatttgattattttcaaGTGTTAGAAGTGCCGTTCATAGCACCGAGAGTTACTAGACAATACCAGGAGACGAAAAAGTATTGGCCGTGTAATTTTCATCCAAATCACTACTGGGAGAAGCTTGTCAGGGATTCATTCTTTTCTGATCATGAACTAttaattcacaaaaaatatatggaagtTGTGTTCGAAATTGTTAAGTGGCAGGCAACTtgcttacaaataaaattatgtgatgCTGGATTACAAGATGTAAATGCAAGTGTTGTTGTTGATCCTGATATCAATGCAGTAGTTACTATCGCATTTGACCATAGACAAACACATCCTCTACAACACACCGCCATGATAGCCATAGACAATGTAGCTAGGACCCAAAATGGCGGTGTTTGGGATAGCAACATATCAGACgatttaatgattaatttaaaagaaaaattcggCATAAATTTTGGTGTTAgagatagtaataaaaatagcaaaGAAGGTCCGTACTTATGTACTGGGtataacatgtatatattgagAGAGCCTTGTCATATGTGTTCTATGGCCTTAGTACATGCTCGAACGAAAAGAATCTTCTTCTGTATAGACAACGAAGAAAAAGGTGCTCTGAAGTCAACAGTGAAATTACAAACCATAAGCTCTTTGAATCATCACTTTGAAGTTTTCACtggatttttataa